One Gordonia mangrovi genomic region harbors:
- a CDS encoding 1-phosphofructokinase family hexose kinase, translating to MTQGHQIVTVTVNPALDIHTTVPAVVATEKMRCSRPHYDPGGGGINVARAAARLGSPATAVITSGGHTGARIETMLAAEDIAVHAVRVAEPTRESFVVLDEPTHDEYRFVLPGPALSATEQDRCLAAIDDEASHARFLVVSGSLPPGMSDDFLGDVAAIAHRNGCKLVVDTSASLPLVTGAFLIKPSVRELRESVDAELGETGEQIAAARALIRRGISEYVVVSLGAAGALVVTADDATPVAGVEVPSGVGTAVGAGDNMLAGILVALVRGESLVEAVRYGAAAGAAATLTPGTEPCRLDDVERLHNRTRGSVVLD from the coding sequence ATGACGCAAGGCCACCAGATCGTCACCGTGACCGTCAACCCTGCCCTGGACATCCACACGACGGTGCCCGCCGTCGTGGCCACCGAGAAGATGCGGTGCAGCCGGCCGCACTACGATCCCGGCGGCGGTGGGATCAACGTCGCACGCGCCGCCGCCCGACTCGGCTCGCCGGCGACCGCCGTCATCACCAGTGGAGGGCACACCGGAGCGCGAATCGAGACGATGCTGGCGGCCGAGGACATCGCTGTGCATGCCGTCCGGGTGGCCGAGCCCACCAGGGAGTCGTTCGTCGTGCTCGACGAACCGACGCATGACGAATACCGATTCGTGCTGCCGGGCCCGGCGCTGTCTGCGACCGAACAGGACCGGTGCCTGGCTGCGATCGACGACGAGGCTTCGCACGCCCGGTTCTTGGTGGTGAGCGGCAGCCTCCCACCGGGAATGTCGGATGACTTCCTCGGCGACGTGGCCGCCATCGCGCACCGCAACGGATGCAAACTGGTGGTCGACACCAGCGCGTCGTTGCCGTTGGTCACCGGCGCTTTCCTGATCAAACCCAGTGTTCGCGAGCTCCGTGAGTCCGTTGACGCCGAGTTGGGCGAGACCGGCGAGCAGATCGCGGCGGCACGCGCTCTCATCCGGCGGGGCATCAGTGAGTACGTCGTCGTCTCGCTGGGTGCGGCCGGGGCTCTGGTGGTGACCGCCGACGACGCGACACCGGTTGCCGGGGTCGAGGTCCCGTCCGGGGTGGGCACCGCGGTCGGAGCCGGCGACAACATGTTGGCCGGCATCCTCGTCGCACTCGTCCGGGGCGAGTCCTTGGTGGAGGCGGTGCGATACGGCGCCGCGGCGGGGGCGGCGGCGACCCTGACACCGGGTACGGAGCCGTGCCGGCTCGACGATGTGGAGCGTCTCCACAACCGGACGCGCGGATCAGTCGTGCTCGACTGA
- a CDS encoding universal stress protein gives MDTETINDTTSDRESADRVIVGIDGSENADGAARWAARLCSRTGATMELVYALPDNEWYAALNTSELWNDEALRDHLRALGAEFFERATVGIREIDADVAIRTVLHDGTMAEYLRQHSDGAQMVVIGSTRSGPIRDMVLGSQVMAILHAAQCPVLAWRQGAADLAAGSNIVVGFDGSDNAERALLAAFHYAQAFGTRVTVANYWLASAMIGVGYTAAMLDWDEVRRSGEERLRRDIQPVQDKYPDVAVELVYGETGAGHGLVELSKTADLLVVGSRGHGAMTATLLGSVSQNAVHHAHCPVLVVK, from the coding sequence ATGGACACCGAGACGATCAACGACACCACATCCGACCGGGAATCCGCAGACCGCGTGATCGTCGGGATCGACGGTTCGGAGAACGCGGACGGGGCGGCACGGTGGGCGGCACGCCTGTGCAGCCGAACCGGCGCGACGATGGAGTTGGTGTACGCGCTGCCGGACAACGAGTGGTACGCCGCGCTGAACACCTCGGAACTGTGGAACGACGAGGCGCTGCGCGATCACCTGCGCGCCCTGGGCGCCGAGTTCTTCGAGCGGGCCACCGTGGGCATTCGGGAGATCGACGCGGATGTCGCGATACGCACCGTTCTCCATGACGGGACGATGGCCGAGTATCTACGGCAGCACTCCGACGGAGCGCAGATGGTGGTCATCGGCTCCACCCGGTCCGGCCCGATCCGCGACATGGTGCTGGGTAGTCAGGTGATGGCCATCCTGCATGCCGCGCAGTGTCCGGTGTTGGCGTGGCGGCAGGGCGCCGCGGATCTGGCGGCCGGTTCCAACATCGTGGTGGGATTCGACGGCTCGGATAACGCCGAACGGGCGCTGCTGGCCGCCTTCCACTATGCGCAGGCGTTCGGGACCCGGGTGACGGTGGCCAACTACTGGCTGGCCTCGGCCATGATCGGGGTCGGCTACACGGCCGCGATGCTCGACTGGGACGAGGTTCGCCGCAGCGGTGAGGAGAGACTGCGTCGTGACATCCAGCCGGTGCAGGACAAATATCCCGACGTCGCGGTAGAACTGGTCTACGGCGAGACGGGCGCCGGTCACGGTCTGGTCGAGCTGTCGAAGACGGCGGATCTGCTCGTCGTCGGATCTCGTGGACACGGCGCGATGACCGCCACCTTGCTGGGTTCGGTGAGTCAGAACGCGGTACATCACGCGCACTGCCCGGTGCTGGTCGTCAAATGA
- a CDS encoding erythromycin esterase family protein, with amino-acid sequence MAPTTTGTRAGSARLFRDRREAGQVLAGLLAAYSHDDDVIVLGLARGGVPVAHEVSAALQAPLDVFVVRKLGLPDHPEVAVGAIAPGGRIVLNDDMVRGFGVTPTQLREVAEREGRELQRREEVYRGGRPPLEVAGKIVLLVDDGLATGASMRAAVLALRESEPAQVVVAVPAAPESTCRELAGLADEMICASMPTPFLAVGESYWDFRQTEDDEVCELLAAPVPGAPPAIESAAESIARVAVDCVDGVPPAAVLDEVVGDARIVLIGESSHGTHEFYAARAEITRWLIEHKGFTAVAAEADWPDAYRVNRWVQGAGGVLGRDVDDTGADTSAEEALSGFERFPAWMWRNDVVRDFVRWLRVHNEQIVDPAERVGFYGLDLYSLHRSMQEVLRYLDATEPAAAQRARARYACFDHTSDEDGQAYGYAAAFGAGASCEREVVAQLADLNRHALDYLGRDGLVATDEFFCAQQNAAAVRNAEMYYRTMFRGRVTSWNVRDTHMAQTLDALLGHLESRSSTGADAARVVVWAHNSHVGDARATEVGGDGQLTLGQLVRQRHGDACRLIGFSTYDGTVTAADEWGGPAHHKTVRTALPGSIEEVFHDTGKPSFLVRMPNRTGRVDMPAAEALDTVRLARAIGVIYLPGTERQSHYYHVRPADQYDAMIHIDHTQALRPLDPTSVWIKGQRPETYPSGL; translated from the coding sequence ATGGCCCCGACGACGACGGGTACCCGCGCGGGTTCCGCGCGACTGTTCCGCGACCGCCGCGAAGCCGGGCAGGTGCTCGCCGGATTGCTGGCCGCCTACAGCCACGACGACGACGTGATCGTGCTCGGTCTGGCCCGCGGCGGCGTCCCGGTCGCCCACGAGGTGTCGGCCGCGCTGCAGGCGCCGCTCGATGTGTTCGTCGTGCGCAAGCTCGGTCTCCCCGACCACCCGGAAGTCGCCGTCGGCGCCATCGCACCGGGTGGACGAATCGTGCTCAACGACGACATGGTCCGGGGGTTCGGGGTCACCCCGACTCAGCTGCGAGAGGTCGCTGAGCGTGAGGGCCGCGAATTGCAGCGCCGGGAGGAGGTCTATCGCGGTGGGCGGCCGCCGCTGGAGGTGGCCGGAAAGATCGTCCTGCTCGTCGACGACGGACTGGCCACCGGCGCCAGCATGCGCGCGGCGGTACTGGCGCTGCGGGAGTCCGAGCCGGCACAGGTCGTCGTCGCGGTTCCGGCGGCGCCGGAATCGACCTGTCGAGAACTCGCGGGGCTGGCCGACGAGATGATCTGCGCCTCGATGCCGACCCCCTTCCTCGCTGTCGGCGAATCCTATTGGGATTTCCGGCAAACCGAGGACGACGAGGTCTGTGAACTGCTGGCCGCGCCGGTACCGGGTGCGCCGCCGGCCATCGAATCGGCTGCGGAATCCATCGCGCGGGTGGCCGTGGACTGCGTCGACGGGGTCCCTCCGGCGGCCGTCCTCGATGAGGTCGTCGGCGACGCGCGTATCGTCCTCATCGGGGAGAGCTCACACGGCACGCACGAGTTCTATGCCGCCCGGGCCGAGATCACCAGGTGGCTCATCGAACACAAAGGGTTCACCGCCGTCGCCGCCGAGGCCGACTGGCCCGACGCCTACCGGGTGAACCGATGGGTGCAGGGCGCCGGCGGTGTTCTCGGCAGAGATGTTGACGACACGGGCGCCGACACCAGCGCGGAGGAAGCCCTCAGCGGGTTCGAACGCTTCCCCGCGTGGATGTGGCGCAACGACGTGGTGCGCGATTTCGTCCGGTGGCTGCGAGTGCACAACGAGCAGATCGTCGACCCGGCCGAACGCGTCGGGTTCTACGGACTGGACCTCTACAGCCTGCATCGCTCGATGCAGGAGGTGCTGCGCTACCTGGACGCCACGGAACCGGCCGCGGCACAACGGGCACGCGCACGGTATGCCTGCTTCGACCACACCTCCGACGAGGATGGTCAGGCGTATGGGTACGCCGCCGCGTTCGGCGCGGGAGCCTCGTGCGAACGCGAGGTCGTGGCGCAGTTGGCCGACCTCAACCGGCACGCGCTCGACTACCTGGGTCGCGACGGCCTCGTGGCCACCGATGAGTTCTTCTGTGCGCAGCAGAACGCGGCCGCGGTTCGCAACGCGGAAATGTACTACCGCACCATGTTCCGTGGGCGCGTCACATCCTGGAATGTCCGCGACACCCACATGGCCCAGACCCTCGACGCCCTGCTGGGCCATCTCGAGAGCCGCTCGTCCACCGGCGCCGATGCGGCGCGGGTCGTGGTGTGGGCGCACAATTCCCACGTCGGTGATGCACGTGCCACCGAGGTCGGCGGGGACGGTCAGCTCACCCTGGGTCAACTGGTCCGGCAGCGACACGGCGACGCATGCCGGTTGATCGGATTCTCGACCTACGACGGCACGGTGACCGCCGCCGACGAGTGGGGTGGGCCGGCACATCACAAGACGGTGCGTACCGCGCTGCCCGGAAGCATCGAGGAAGTGTTCCACGACACCGGAAAACCTTCCTTCCTCGTGCGGATGCCCAACCGAACCGGGAGGGTCGACATGCCCGCGGCGGAAGCGCTCGACACCGTGCGACTCGCGCGCGCCATCGGGGTCATCTACCTACCGGGCACCGAGCGGCAGAGCCACTACTATCACGTCCGTCCCGCCGACCAGTACGACGCGATGATCCACATCGATCACACACAGGCGCTGCGCCCATTGGACCCGACCAGCGTATGGATCAAGGGCCAGCGCCCGGAGACCTATCCGAGCGGTCTCTGA
- a CDS encoding DNA polymerase IV → MHLDIDAFFASVEQLTRPTLRERPVLVGGTGGRGVVAGASYAAREFGARSAMPMHQARRLVGAGAVVLPPRGSVYRVVSARVFRLVRDAIPVIEMLSFDEAFGEPGELAGATVADVTDFAEHLRARIRDVVGISASVGFGSGKQIAKIASGLAKPDGVMAIPPSRELAFLHDLPVRKLWGIGPVSGDRLHRLGIETIGDFAVMSDLEVVSVLGATLGPALHRLAQGIDDRPVAERASAKQISAESTFARDIVDLDQLRPAIDTAAEGAHRRLLADGRGARTVVLKLRRSDMSILTRSTTLAAATTELGVLTAAAQRLALDPRSVGPIRLVGVGFSGLTAVQQFSLFGDLEEALPAEAVTADGFDTADVEAAFVAAGPAANADPVSDREAADDASAPPAGWQTGTDVYHLEHGHGWVQGSGHGVVTVRFETRATGPGRARTFPADDAALRRADPIDSLAWPQTGSVEHD, encoded by the coding sequence ATGCATCTCGACATTGATGCGTTCTTCGCGTCGGTCGAGCAGTTGACGCGGCCCACGTTGCGTGAGCGCCCGGTCCTCGTCGGCGGCACCGGCGGGCGAGGGGTGGTGGCCGGCGCGAGCTATGCGGCCCGGGAATTCGGTGCGCGGTCGGCGATGCCGATGCACCAGGCCCGTCGGCTGGTGGGAGCGGGGGCGGTGGTGTTGCCGCCGCGGGGCAGCGTGTATCGGGTCGTGAGCGCACGGGTGTTCCGGCTGGTGCGCGACGCGATCCCGGTGATCGAGATGTTGTCGTTCGACGAGGCGTTCGGGGAGCCCGGCGAGCTGGCCGGCGCGACGGTCGCCGACGTGACCGACTTCGCCGAACACCTGCGCGCCCGCATCCGGGATGTCGTGGGCATCTCGGCGTCGGTCGGGTTCGGCAGCGGAAAACAGATCGCGAAAATCGCCTCGGGACTGGCGAAGCCCGATGGGGTCATGGCGATCCCGCCCAGTCGCGAGCTGGCGTTTCTGCATGATCTGCCGGTGCGCAAGCTGTGGGGGATCGGACCGGTCTCGGGTGATCGACTGCATCGCCTCGGCATCGAGACGATCGGCGACTTCGCGGTGATGTCGGATCTCGAGGTGGTCTCGGTGTTGGGTGCCACGCTGGGTCCTGCCCTGCACCGGCTGGCCCAGGGCATCGACGACCGGCCGGTCGCCGAACGTGCGTCGGCCAAACAGATCAGCGCGGAGTCCACCTTCGCCCGTGATATCGTGGACCTCGACCAACTCCGCCCGGCGATCGACACGGCGGCCGAAGGTGCCCACCGGCGGCTCCTGGCCGATGGCCGGGGTGCGCGGACGGTGGTCCTCAAGCTCCGACGGTCCGATATGTCCATTCTCACGCGGTCGACGACGCTGGCCGCCGCCACCACCGAACTCGGCGTGCTCACCGCCGCGGCCCAGCGTCTGGCGCTGGACCCGCGCAGTGTCGGCCCCATCCGGTTGGTGGGCGTCGGATTCTCCGGACTGACTGCAGTGCAACAGTTCTCGCTGTTCGGTGACCTGGAGGAGGCTCTCCCTGCCGAGGCCGTCACCGCCGATGGATTCGACACCGCCGATGTGGAGGCGGCCTTCGTGGCGGCCGGGCCGGCGGCGAACGCGGACCCGGTCTCCGATCGTGAGGCCGCAGACGACGCGTCGGCGCCGCCGGCCGGATGGCAGACCGGCACCGACGTGTATCACCTCGAACACGGCCACGGCTGGGTGCAGGGCAGCGGCCACGGTGTGGTCACCGTCCGGTTCGAAACCCGCGCCACCGGTCCCGGTCGCGCCCGGACCTTCCCGGCCGACGATGCCGCGCTGCGACGCGCCGACCCGATCGACAGTCTGGCGTGGCCACAGACCGGGTCAGTCGAGCACGACTGA
- a CDS encoding nitroreductase/quinone reductase family protein, which produces MTATSHYRGPQGMDAAFNRIARWLVDHGVNLAGAETLTVTGRTSGRPQTVPVNPLPFDGHEYLVAPRGTTQWVRNVRVDNAAELRRGRRRRSVRLVEVAPERRAPIIRAYLDKWGWEVKRFLPEGMGADPDEATLAAHVGDLPVFEIV; this is translated from the coding sequence ATGACCGCCACATCGCACTATCGGGGACCGCAGGGGATGGATGCCGCGTTCAATCGCATCGCCCGCTGGCTCGTCGACCACGGAGTCAATCTCGCCGGGGCCGAGACGCTGACCGTCACCGGTCGCACCAGCGGCAGGCCACAGACCGTCCCGGTCAATCCGCTGCCCTTCGACGGGCACGAATATCTCGTCGCCCCGCGCGGTACCACGCAGTGGGTGCGCAATGTCCGCGTCGACAATGCCGCCGAGTTGCGCCGCGGGCGCCGGCGGCGGTCGGTCCGGTTGGTGGAGGTCGCGCCCGAGCGCCGCGCCCCGATCATCCGCGCCTACCTCGACAAATGGGGATGGGAGGTCAAGCGATTCCTGCCCGAGGGGATGGGCGCTGACCCCGACGAGGCCACCCTCGCCGCCCATGTGGGTGACCTGCCGGTATTCGAGATCGTCTGA
- the sigJ gene encoding RNA polymerase sigma factor SigJ — protein MTAETHADRFTELRPLLFTVAYEILGSATDADDVLQESYLRWADVDLATVLDTKSYLAKIVTRQALNALRSSSRRREQYIGPWLPEPILLDERDASDDMVLAESVSTAMLVVLESLGPDERAVFVLREVFGFAHDEIAEMIGRSAASVRQTAHRARAHVHARRPRFEPVDDARAAEVTEAFLAAASSGQVETLMAMLAPDVVFTADSDGKASAVRRPIRGALAVSRLLSGFTRVGTRYPDLRVEPAIVNSMPGMRVYFEGRLQGVFVIELSHGLIHNIFAIRNPDKLTGIETRRPIAR, from the coding sequence ATGACCGCCGAGACCCACGCCGACCGCTTCACCGAGCTGCGCCCACTGTTGTTCACCGTGGCCTACGAGATCCTCGGTTCGGCGACCGACGCCGACGACGTGCTGCAGGAGAGCTACCTGCGGTGGGCCGACGTGGACCTCGCCACGGTGCTCGACACCAAGTCGTACCTGGCGAAGATCGTGACGCGGCAGGCGCTCAACGCGCTGCGCTCGTCGTCGCGACGACGGGAGCAGTACATCGGTCCGTGGTTGCCGGAGCCGATCCTGCTCGATGAGCGGGACGCGTCGGATGACATGGTCCTCGCCGAGTCGGTCTCCACGGCGATGCTCGTGGTGCTGGAGAGTCTGGGGCCCGACGAACGTGCGGTGTTCGTCCTACGGGAGGTGTTCGGGTTCGCGCATGACGAGATCGCCGAGATGATCGGCAGATCCGCGGCGTCGGTGCGTCAGACGGCGCACCGCGCCCGCGCTCATGTGCACGCCCGTCGTCCCCGGTTCGAGCCGGTCGACGATGCGCGGGCCGCCGAGGTGACCGAGGCGTTCCTCGCGGCCGCGTCGTCGGGACAGGTCGAGACGCTGATGGCGATGCTCGCACCGGATGTGGTGTTCACCGCGGACTCCGACGGCAAGGCGAGCGCGGTGCGCAGGCCGATCCGGGGAGCGCTCGCCGTCTCGCGATTGCTGTCCGGTTTCACCCGGGTGGGGACGAGATACCCGGACCTCCGGGTGGAGCCCGCGATCGTCAACAGCATGCCGGGGATGCGGGTCTACTTCGAGGGTCGTTTGCAGGGGGTGTTCGTTATCGAGCTGTCCCACGGCCTGATCCACAACATCTTCGCCATCCGCAACCCCGACAAACTCACCGGCATCGAGACGCGGCGCCCCATCGCGCGGTGA
- the ppsA gene encoding phosphoenolpyruvate synthase, producing the protein MTDTETHRTSTVVAPPQTSDRLRWFDRLGLRDAEDAGGKGANLGELVSAGLPVPPGFVLLRDCYRSSMKAAGVADELSGLHQQALTVVDDPAQLEKLCESMQQLVADAGPTETVRAELRAAYHRLGDGVPVAVRSSATGEDGRDASFAGMNRTLTDIIGDDDLADAVTQCWMSLFGPRVVAYRAGRGFTGDPAMAVVVQQMVESRRAGVAFTADPGSGARDRVAVEGALGLGEVVVSGLVQPDTYIVAKSGEILDVHVGHQDFRIVRDADGHDIRAELGPELADARVLDDDTLRRIVDLALAVEQHYGCPQDLEWATDASGGVWLVQSRPITTLETVSDVPGEVLTRGLSAAPGTVSGPVRILRSPEEGAALAPGEILVAPMTNPDWLPTIRRAAAVVTDAGGMTCHAAIVARELRVPCVVGTRTGTADLVDGQIVTVDGGKGLVRAGAQAGPGHGAVEVGATPTAPPAGIVTATKIYVNLGMPDSAEAVAAQDVDGVGLLRAEFILTEALGGRHPKDLIEHGESDQLVAALANSVERVVDAFDPRPVIYRASDFRSNEFRALRGGAEYEPDEHNPMIGYRGCFRYVTEPELFRLELRALAQVRTDHPGLGLMIPFVRTKWELEECLALVDASELGGQRGLHRWIMAEVPSVVHWLPEYVGMGIDGVSIGSNDLTQLMLGVDRDSEICAEVFDGADPAVLDAIEQIISTGRRLGITTSLCGQAPSADPAYAERLVRLGITSISVNPDAAAAVRRTVAAAERRLLLEATRR; encoded by the coding sequence ATGACCGACACCGAGACCCATCGAACAAGCACTGTCGTCGCCCCGCCACAGACGTCCGATCGTCTGAGATGGTTCGACCGGCTCGGACTCCGCGATGCCGAGGACGCGGGCGGCAAGGGAGCCAATCTGGGTGAGCTCGTCAGCGCCGGGCTACCCGTGCCGCCGGGTTTCGTACTCCTGCGCGACTGCTATCGGTCCTCGATGAAGGCCGCCGGGGTGGCCGACGAGCTGTCCGGTCTGCACCAGCAGGCGCTCACCGTGGTGGACGATCCCGCGCAGCTCGAGAAACTCTGCGAGAGCATGCAACAACTCGTCGCCGACGCGGGGCCGACGGAGACGGTGCGGGCCGAACTGCGTGCGGCCTATCACCGCCTCGGTGACGGTGTGCCCGTCGCGGTCCGTTCGTCGGCGACCGGTGAGGACGGCCGCGACGCGTCGTTCGCCGGCATGAATCGCACCCTCACCGACATCATCGGTGACGACGATCTCGCCGACGCCGTCACACAGTGCTGGATGTCGCTGTTCGGTCCGCGCGTGGTCGCCTATCGTGCCGGTCGTGGGTTCACCGGCGACCCGGCGATGGCGGTGGTGGTGCAGCAGATGGTCGAATCCCGTCGGGCCGGCGTCGCCTTCACCGCGGATCCGGGTAGCGGTGCCCGCGATCGCGTGGCGGTGGAAGGTGCGCTGGGCCTCGGTGAGGTGGTGGTCTCCGGCCTGGTGCAACCCGACACCTACATCGTCGCCAAGAGTGGAGAGATCCTCGATGTCCATGTCGGCCACCAGGATTTCCGGATCGTGCGGGACGCCGACGGACACGATATCCGTGCGGAGCTCGGACCCGAGCTCGCCGACGCCCGGGTGCTCGACGACGACACCTTGCGTCGGATCGTCGACCTCGCGCTCGCGGTGGAACAGCACTATGGATGTCCGCAGGACCTGGAATGGGCGACCGATGCGTCGGGCGGCGTCTGGCTGGTCCAGTCGCGGCCGATCACCACCCTCGAGACTGTGAGCGACGTGCCGGGCGAGGTCCTGACCCGTGGGCTGTCGGCGGCCCCCGGCACGGTCAGCGGCCCGGTCCGGATCCTGCGCTCGCCGGAGGAAGGTGCCGCGCTGGCGCCCGGTGAGATCCTGGTCGCCCCGATGACCAACCCGGACTGGTTGCCCACGATTCGCCGGGCGGCCGCCGTGGTGACCGACGCCGGCGGGATGACCTGCCATGCCGCCATCGTCGCGCGCGAGCTCCGCGTGCCCTGCGTCGTCGGAACACGCACGGGTACTGCGGATCTGGTGGACGGTCAGATCGTCACCGTGGATGGCGGCAAGGGACTGGTGCGGGCGGGGGCGCAGGCCGGTCCGGGCCATGGCGCGGTGGAGGTGGGCGCGACGCCGACGGCGCCGCCGGCCGGGATCGTGACCGCGACCAAGATCTACGTCAACCTCGGTATGCCGGACAGTGCGGAGGCGGTGGCAGCCCAGGATGTCGACGGTGTGGGACTGCTGCGGGCGGAGTTCATCCTGACCGAGGCGTTGGGCGGGCGCCATCCGAAGGATCTCATCGAGCACGGTGAGAGCGACCAACTGGTTGCCGCCCTGGCGAACTCGGTCGAAAGGGTCGTCGACGCCTTCGATCCGCGACCGGTCATCTACCGTGCGTCGGACTTCCGCAGCAACGAGTTCCGCGCCCTGCGCGGTGGTGCGGAATACGAACCCGACGAACACAATCCGATGATCGGATACCGCGGGTGCTTCCGGTACGTCACCGAACCGGAACTCTTCCGGCTCGAGCTGCGGGCGTTGGCCCAGGTGCGCACCGATCATCCGGGGCTCGGGCTGATGATCCCGTTCGTGCGGACCAAGTGGGAACTCGAGGAATGTCTGGCCCTCGTGGACGCCAGTGAACTCGGTGGGCAGCGCGGCCTGCACCGCTGGATCATGGCCGAGGTGCCCTCGGTGGTGCACTGGCTACCCGAATACGTGGGGATGGGTATCGACGGCGTGTCGATCGGCAGCAACGATCTCACCCAGCTGATGTTGGGGGTGGATCGCGACTCGGAGATCTGTGCCGAGGTGTTCGACGGCGCGGACCCGGCGGTCCTGGATGCGATCGAACAGATCATCTCCACCGGACGGCGGCTGGGCATCACCACCTCCCTGTGTGGGCAGGCGCCCTCGGCCGATCCGGCCTATGCGGAGCGTCTCGTGCGGCTCGGGATCACCTCGATCTCGGTGAATCCCGACGCGGCCGCCGCGGTGCGTCGGACGGTGGCCGCCGCCGAACGACGTCTGCTGCTCGAGGCGACCCGTCGCTGA
- a CDS encoding TetR/AcrR family transcriptional regulator, giving the protein MPSGTRAANRAAMESEIRRLGREHLRTAGAAGLSLRAIARDLGVVSSAVYRYVPSRDDLLTMLLVEAYSDLADHVEHSVSTIPVDRYRERLRAATRALRTWAVDDPSRWALLYGSPVPGYAAPAEQTVGPGTRVVAMLIGELARAEAAGALRVDDVEVPGQLSGDLVAIRDEFGVGLSDAGAVVATTLWSTTVGAISLEVFGQYGADTFNHPGELFAAIVGRALAPVIA; this is encoded by the coding sequence ATGCCCAGCGGGACTCGGGCCGCCAATCGCGCGGCCATGGAATCAGAGATCAGACGACTCGGCCGGGAGCACCTGCGCACGGCCGGCGCCGCCGGACTCTCGTTGCGGGCCATCGCCCGCGATCTGGGGGTGGTGTCCTCGGCGGTCTATCGCTACGTCCCGAGTCGCGACGACCTGCTCACGATGCTGCTCGTCGAGGCCTATTCGGACCTCGCGGACCACGTCGAACACTCTGTGTCGACGATCCCGGTCGACCGGTACCGCGAACGACTGCGGGCCGCCACCCGCGCCCTGCGCACGTGGGCCGTCGACGACCCGTCCCGCTGGGCATTGCTCTACGGCAGCCCGGTTCCCGGCTACGCGGCGCCCGCCGAACAGACCGTCGGTCCGGGCACCCGGGTGGTGGCGATGCTGATCGGCGAGCTCGCCCGCGCCGAGGCGGCCGGCGCGCTGCGCGTCGACGACGTGGAGGTGCCCGGGCAACTGTCCGGCGACCTGGTCGCGATCCGCGACGAGTTCGGCGTCGGGTTGTCCGACGCCGGCGCCGTCGTGGCGACGACACTGTGGTCGACCACCGTCGGTGCGATCAGCCTCGAGGTGTTCGGGCAGTACGGCGCGGACACATTCAACCACCCGGGCGAATTGTTCGCGGCCATTGTCGGCCGCGCACTGGCCCCGGTCATCGCGTGA